A region from the Sutcliffiella horikoshii genome encodes:
- a CDS encoding DNA translocase FtsK — MNWFKKLFAQLSDEEERTIEQDYAKKPENKQKQLTAKVAYQYPTGKFRFPLIPDEGKKEQQPRQEKRKKSKVQQPSKPAEKTKAESIKVEQEKAATEEPVKKQEPTKKKITPRAFEKVTNKNKQPFHPTEVVSPIYGYKSRPFPEKKEEYIPEIELLSRESISNEIAELSPLEGYSSANFEEITYKDESKVQAFSDELIEEENDSSGDIMEDENPITSLIDSAINEVQLVKEDEKEEITEIEEITEIEDIKAFEEKEEIVEVNEVEEDATAYQQESAATLEYSEPIEKPKEKQNTEVNRTKETSSKQNIPFNVIMLKQDKRSLERKQQISSKEEVTQPYYRKPPITMLAIPPQHSQGDQDWVEAQKQLLDETLHHFRVGAKVVKATQGPSVTQFEVQPEPGVKVNKITNLSDDIKLSLSARDIRMEAPIPGKNTIGIEVPNRVSKPVFIREIIRHPSFIQNTSPLTVALGLDISGQPVVLDLQKMPHGLIAGATGSGKSVCVNSIIMSLLYKSTPDEVKLLLIDPKMVELTPYNHIPHLVSPVITDVKAATAALKWAVEEMERRYELFVHAGVRDIAKYNETAKKHNQETLPYMVIIIDELADLMMVAPSDVEEAICRIAQKARACGMHLLIATQRPSVDVITGLIKANIPTRIAFSVSSQVDSRTIIDIGGAERLLGRGDMLLLENGAPKPIRVQGNFVSDEEIERAVAHVRKEQKPNYLFEQSELLKDSTIQEEDELFIEACQYVIDQNGASTSSLQRRFRIGYNRAARLIDMMQAHGVISGPKGSKPRDVLVSEEELVSMQDSDF, encoded by the coding sequence GGAAGAAAGAACCATTGAGCAAGATTACGCTAAGAAACCGGAAAATAAGCAAAAACAACTAACAGCAAAAGTCGCTTATCAGTATCCTACAGGGAAATTTCGCTTTCCTCTTATACCAGATGAAGGTAAAAAAGAACAACAGCCAAGACAGGAAAAAAGAAAAAAGTCAAAAGTTCAACAACCCAGTAAACCGGCAGAAAAAACCAAGGCTGAATCTATAAAAGTAGAACAAGAAAAAGCAGCGACTGAAGAGCCAGTGAAAAAGCAAGAACCGACAAAGAAAAAAATCACGCCTAGAGCCTTTGAAAAAGTAACAAATAAAAATAAACAACCTTTCCATCCTACTGAAGTGGTGTCCCCGATTTATGGATATAAATCACGACCATTTCCGGAAAAGAAAGAAGAATATATACCTGAGATCGAGCTGCTCAGTAGAGAATCAATTTCAAATGAAATAGCTGAACTGAGTCCACTTGAAGGCTACTCTAGTGCAAATTTTGAAGAAATTACGTACAAAGATGAATCAAAGGTACAGGCTTTTAGTGATGAGTTAATAGAAGAAGAAAATGATTCTTCAGGAGACATCATGGAAGACGAAAATCCAATAACTTCATTGATAGACAGTGCTATTAACGAAGTACAATTGGTAAAAGAAGATGAAAAAGAAGAAATAACAGAAATAGAAGAAATAACAGAAATAGAAGATATAAAAGCTTTTGAGGAAAAAGAAGAAATTGTGGAAGTTAACGAAGTTGAAGAAGATGCTACTGCTTATCAACAGGAATCCGCAGCAACTCTAGAGTACAGCGAGCCTATAGAGAAACCGAAAGAAAAGCAAAACACGGAAGTGAACAGAACTAAGGAGACTTCCTCCAAACAGAACATACCGTTTAATGTCATTATGCTTAAACAGGATAAACGTTCATTAGAAAGAAAACAGCAAATATCTTCCAAAGAAGAAGTGACGCAACCGTATTACAGAAAACCGCCTATTACAATGCTTGCCATCCCACCACAGCATTCTCAAGGAGACCAGGACTGGGTAGAAGCGCAAAAGCAATTGCTGGATGAAACTTTACATCATTTCAGGGTCGGTGCGAAAGTGGTAAAAGCAACACAAGGGCCATCTGTTACCCAATTTGAAGTGCAGCCAGAGCCTGGAGTAAAGGTAAACAAAATCACCAACTTAAGTGATGACATTAAATTGAGTCTGTCAGCACGGGATATACGTATGGAGGCGCCTATTCCAGGGAAAAACACGATTGGAATAGAAGTGCCGAATCGTGTAAGCAAGCCTGTATTTATTAGAGAAATTATTCGACATCCATCTTTTATACAAAATACTTCACCCTTGACTGTAGCTTTAGGGTTGGATATTTCAGGTCAACCTGTTGTCTTGGACTTACAGAAAATGCCGCACGGATTGATTGCCGGTGCTACGGGATCCGGAAAAAGTGTTTGTGTGAACTCTATCATTATGAGTTTGTTGTACAAAAGTACACCAGATGAAGTGAAACTTTTATTGATTGATCCAAAAATGGTGGAACTTACACCTTACAACCATATTCCCCATCTCGTAAGCCCGGTTATCACAGATGTAAAGGCAGCAACGGCTGCGTTGAAATGGGCAGTGGAAGAGATGGAGCGCCGTTATGAGTTGTTTGTTCATGCAGGCGTTAGAGACATTGCAAAATACAATGAAACGGCGAAAAAGCATAACCAAGAAACATTGCCATATATGGTCATTATCATAGATGAATTGGCCGACCTGATGATGGTTGCTCCAAGTGATGTAGAGGAAGCAATCTGTCGGATTGCCCAAAAAGCACGTGCCTGCGGGATGCATTTACTGATTGCCACTCAGCGTCCTTCCGTTGATGTTATTACAGGGCTGATTAAGGCTAATATTCCTACAAGGATTGCCTTCTCTGTTTCATCTCAAGTCGATTCCAGGACTATCATAGATATCGGAGGGGCCGAGCGTCTTCTTGGGCGAGGTGATATGCTGCTTCTTGAAAATGGCGCTCCGAAACCGATTAGGGTACAAGGAAACTTCGTATCAGATGAGGAGATAGAGAGAGCGGTTGCTCATGTACGTAAAGAACAAAAGCCCAATTATTTGTTTGAACAAAGCGAATTGCTAAAAGATAGCACCATACAAGAGGAAGATGAGCTCTTTATAGAAGCATGCCAATATGTAATTGATCAAAATGGGGCATCCACTTCCAGTTTGCAAAGAAGATTCCGTATCGGCTATAACAGGGCCGCCCGCCTTATTGATATGATGCAGGCTCATGGTGTGATATCAGGTCCAAAGGGTAGTAAACCAAGAGATGTACTTGTTTCAGAGGAGGAGCTTGTCAGTATGCAAGATTCTGACTTTTAA